The following coding sequences lie in one Vibrio toranzoniae genomic window:
- a CDS encoding rhodanese-related sulfurtransferase, which translates to MSQYVVCALYKFVALDDYQEIRQPLTEVLEANQIRGTLLLASEGINGTVAGKRESIDALLQWFKQDSRLADVVYKESFNEEQPFNRTKVKLKKEIVTMGVEGIDPRHVVGTYVKPNEWNDLISDPDVILVDTRNDYEVDIGTFKNAVNPNTETFREFPQYVEENLDPKKHKKVAMFCTGGIRCEKSTAYMKEQGFDEVYHLEGGILKYLEEVPEEESMWEGDCYVFDGRVAVNHQLEKSGYDVCNACRLPITDEDKASEHFEKGVSCPKCIDKHSDEQKARFREREKQVQLSNARGETHVGGEAAHLIEQRKKAKLAHKEQQRSGKKTQ; encoded by the coding sequence ATGTCTCAATATGTTGTATGTGCTCTGTATAAATTCGTTGCACTTGATGATTACCAAGAAATTCGCCAGCCACTAACTGAAGTGCTAGAAGCCAACCAAATCCGCGGTACTTTGCTACTTGCGAGTGAAGGCATCAACGGTACTGTTGCAGGTAAACGCGAATCTATCGACGCTCTTCTTCAATGGTTCAAACAAGATTCTCGTTTGGCTGATGTTGTTTACAAAGAGTCGTTCAACGAAGAACAACCATTCAACCGCACCAAGGTTAAACTTAAGAAAGAAATCGTAACCATGGGCGTTGAAGGCATCGACCCTCGCCATGTTGTCGGCACTTATGTTAAGCCAAACGAATGGAACGACCTCATATCAGATCCAGATGTGATCTTGGTGGATACTCGTAATGATTACGAAGTCGACATCGGCACATTCAAAAACGCCGTAAACCCAAACACAGAAACCTTCCGTGAGTTCCCTCAATACGTTGAAGAAAACCTCGACCCTAAGAAGCACAAAAAAGTTGCGATGTTCTGTACCGGCGGTATTCGTTGTGAAAAATCAACAGCCTACATGAAAGAGCAAGGCTTTGATGAGGTTTACCACCTTGAAGGCGGCATTCTTAAGTACCTAGAAGAAGTGCCAGAAGAAGAGAGCATGTGGGAAGGCGACTGCTACGTATTTGATGGCCGTGTTGCCGTTAACCATCAGCTTGAGAAGAGCGGTTACGATGTATGTAACGCTTGTCGTCTACCAATCACTGACGAAGACAAAGCGTCTGAGCACTTTGAGAAAGGCGTAAGCTGCCCTAAGTGTATTGATAAGCACAGCGACGAGCAGAAAGCGCGTTTCCGTGAACGTGAGAAGCAAGTTCAACTGTCGAATGCTCGTGGCGAAACCCACGTCGGTGGCGAAGCTGCTCACCTTATCGAGCAACGCAAGAAAGCAAAACTCGCACATAAAGAGCAACAACGTTCTGGTAAGAAAACTCAGTAG
- a CDS encoding YdcH family protein, which yields MLNENHAFILDFPDLKLDIVQLNHDDEKFKADMQKYHQLDYDIRQLEISGSPIDDDSMHNLKVERMELKDSLHKQLTRHHALKIV from the coding sequence ATGCTCAATGAAAACCATGCCTTTATCTTAGATTTCCCAGATCTTAAATTAGACATTGTTCAGCTCAACCACGACGATGAAAAATTCAAAGCAGACATGCAGAAATATCACCAACTCGACTACGACATCCGCCAATTAGAAATCTCTGGCAGCCCTATCGATGACGACAGCATGCACAACCTCAAAGTAGAACGCATGGAGCTAAAAGACTCACTTCACAAACAGCTCACTCGACATCACGCGCTTAAAATCGTTTAA
- a CDS encoding alkaline phosphatase family protein produces MRFYSQARRYASLFSSLSLTLVSAPSFADMSTTPVIGGVFSSSDVLKNQVLSSLDYSAKLTRDAALFTIGGVTLDAYILALPLDAKTKARVIAQLSNPTYSIPLGYFLYSYYDRYSGLGSEDVFKGYLSTVYDNEALKGFEHSLYYVGDEPVSEHKEPDTSTEATGHHEGIRIDEQFIANMVVIYDALFEIGVWQDMDTLPESYTYLTNSPEDLAIIAQIQPIIVDLIGKATLGMDDGDMKSAMLAIAEDGKPENADKPNNKVQALTVTLIDFMRLNLLKAYRQFVFKEERAEALDDWMQQAFSDQPDVLIQFLESQQNKRFAVQVTVDGLQQGLIEGLVDENAPFISVAYQNHKNRAQYKPNLETVIEPEHQQQVRFMEVLSEQTYRDPNYLPFFKKLYQEHRDNISRVGISSTPTISVRNLPIIKTGAKVSGNGGTGIPNFHFVDRELDRAYYFFGNDALQLDVLMADNKVQTMFDRLDYLKTLNCNAQYDWNAHTTYDGLVNLGLGESLRDYGEKRCVKELEERSEVEAVLREKREALIEDIEAYLSISGFDFFTKLSKKAQVKQSITQFAELDGKGMPDYTLVYNPWPDHFAHFTGPFSDEILMPTGELNRLDYWIRQIEATYRSAGVYDKTLWGMAGDHGLTPVFYALNPEKQVFEGLQAELEYPIVVKKISSDEGEGPKITNALSYPSSKELDVVVASTAGGNFMMDFFNSAQGWQVQPVYQELTQWSPIAAPAGQNIDIINQIAQRLPESLDYMVVRESTCDQQRCAVRVIGNRDLKRVDELITREGDKLFYESLEENRAPILLNTQRLNPYLASPSEADFAQYSQWVEKCINRAVKADVTTWCSSVEWTELTQLTPRPDSVNQLVNIYLEDRAGTINLFPKAGIGYNTKVPGRHAGEDYLEKDAFIGFWGAPIGENSQPLKIEANGSLAPTLFEYLTGEQVVAGENGWGYPSLIDKLDISADR; encoded by the coding sequence ATGCGTTTCTATTCCCAAGCCCGTCGCTACGCCAGTTTGTTTAGTAGCCTTTCGTTGACCTTAGTGTCGGCGCCTAGTTTTGCCGATATGTCGACAACGCCTGTTATTGGTGGGGTGTTCAGTTCCAGTGATGTACTGAAGAATCAAGTGCTTTCAAGCCTAGATTACTCCGCCAAACTCACTCGCGATGCCGCACTTTTCACCATCGGCGGCGTAACATTAGATGCGTACATTCTTGCGCTGCCTTTAGATGCTAAAACGAAAGCGCGAGTGATCGCTCAGTTGTCCAACCCGACTTACTCAATTCCGTTAGGTTATTTTCTCTATAGTTACTACGACCGCTATTCAGGTTTGGGTAGTGAAGATGTATTCAAAGGGTATCTGTCGACAGTCTATGATAACGAGGCTTTAAAAGGCTTTGAACATAGCCTCTATTATGTCGGTGATGAGCCAGTCTCAGAGCATAAAGAGCCAGATACCTCGACTGAAGCAACAGGTCACCATGAAGGGATTCGTATTGATGAACAGTTCATTGCCAATATGGTTGTTATCTACGATGCGCTATTTGAAATCGGTGTTTGGCAAGATATGGATACCCTTCCTGAGAGCTACACCTATTTAACGAACAGCCCTGAAGATTTGGCGATCATCGCTCAAATTCAACCGATCATCGTTGATTTGATCGGTAAAGCGACATTGGGCATGGATGACGGTGACATGAAATCTGCAATGTTGGCAATTGCAGAAGATGGTAAACCAGAAAACGCCGATAAGCCGAATAACAAAGTACAAGCTCTGACGGTCACTCTTATCGATTTTATGCGCTTAAACTTGCTTAAAGCTTACCGACAATTTGTGTTTAAAGAAGAACGCGCAGAAGCGCTCGATGATTGGATGCAGCAAGCATTTAGTGACCAGCCTGATGTGCTCATTCAGTTCTTAGAATCCCAACAGAACAAACGCTTTGCGGTTCAAGTGACGGTCGATGGTTTACAGCAAGGGTTGATCGAAGGCTTGGTCGATGAGAATGCGCCTTTCATCTCGGTGGCGTATCAGAATCATAAAAACCGAGCGCAATACAAACCTAATCTAGAAACAGTGATCGAGCCTGAACATCAACAGCAGGTTCGGTTCATGGAGGTTCTGTCTGAACAAACCTATCGTGATCCGAATTATCTTCCGTTCTTCAAAAAACTCTATCAAGAGCATCGAGACAATATAAGCCGAGTGGGTATCTCTTCTACTCCTACAATCAGCGTACGTAATCTACCTATCATTAAAACGGGCGCAAAAGTGTCTGGTAATGGTGGTACGGGTATCCCTAATTTCCACTTTGTCGATAGAGAGCTCGACCGTGCGTATTACTTCTTCGGTAATGATGCGCTGCAGTTGGATGTATTGATGGCAGACAATAAGGTACAAACCATGTTTGATCGCCTTGATTATCTCAAAACGCTGAACTGCAACGCCCAGTACGATTGGAATGCGCACACGACTTATGATGGCTTAGTGAACTTAGGTTTAGGAGAGTCGTTACGTGATTACGGTGAGAAACGCTGCGTCAAAGAGCTTGAAGAGCGTTCTGAAGTTGAAGCCGTTCTGCGAGAAAAGCGTGAAGCCTTGATTGAAGATATTGAAGCGTACCTGTCTATATCGGGCTTTGATTTTTTCACTAAGCTTTCAAAGAAGGCTCAGGTTAAACAATCGATTACTCAGTTTGCCGAGTTGGATGGAAAAGGGATGCCAGACTATACCTTGGTCTACAATCCATGGCCGGATCACTTTGCGCACTTCACGGGGCCTTTTAGTGACGAAATTTTGATGCCGACTGGAGAGCTTAACCGGTTGGACTATTGGATTCGTCAGATTGAAGCGACCTACCGCAGTGCCGGCGTTTACGATAAAACCCTTTGGGGTATGGCTGGCGATCATGGTTTAACGCCGGTGTTCTACGCTCTAAATCCAGAAAAGCAGGTATTTGAAGGCTTACAAGCAGAGCTAGAGTATCCAATTGTGGTTAAGAAGATATCTTCAGACGAGGGTGAAGGGCCTAAAATCACCAATGCGCTAAGCTACCCAAGCTCGAAGGAATTGGATGTGGTGGTCGCCTCGACTGCCGGTGGTAACTTCATGATGGACTTCTTTAATTCGGCTCAAGGGTGGCAGGTTCAGCCGGTTTACCAAGAACTCACGCAGTGGTCTCCGATTGCAGCGCCAGCTGGTCAGAACATAGACATCATTAATCAGATAGCGCAACGCTTGCCTGAAAGTCTTGATTATATGGTCGTGAGAGAAAGCACATGTGATCAACAACGCTGCGCTGTTCGTGTGATTGGCAACCGTGATTTAAAACGGGTCGATGAATTGATCACTCGCGAGGGTGACAAGCTTTTCTATGAGTCGCTAGAAGAAAATCGAGCGCCGATTTTGCTTAATACGCAAAGGTTAAATCCATACCTAGCATCACCAAGCGAAGCTGATTTTGCACAGTATTCTCAATGGGTAGAAAAGTGTATTAACCGAGCGGTTAAGGCGGATGTGACAACGTGGTGTAGCAGTGTGGAGTGGACAGAGTTAACCCAATTGACTCCTCGACCTGACTCTGTCAATCAACTGGTCAATATCTACCTTGAAGATAGGGCTGGCACGATTAATTTGTTCCCGAAAGCTGGAATTGGTTATAACACCAAAGTTCCGGGGCGTCATGCTGGAGAGGATTACTTAGAGAAAGATGCCTTCATAGGATTCTGGGGAGCGCCAATTGGCGAAAACTCTCAGCCATTGAAAATTGAAGCTAACGGATCTTTAGCGCCGACACTCTTTGAGTATTTGACTGGAGAGCAGGTGGTGGCGGGCGAAAATGGTTGGGGGTATCCGTCGTTGATCGATAAGTTGGATATCTCTGCAGACCGTTAG
- a CDS encoding DUF1840 domain-containing protein translates to MLITFNCKAHASVTMFGDVALHFIKMLGHSGTVPGAIDAEEVPQALNNLRKAIEAEQNQPAEQDDTDHENEDNSAEVPVNISSRAFPLIELLTAAIKEECEVIWEDGSGKQL, encoded by the coding sequence ATGTTAATTACCTTTAATTGCAAAGCTCATGCTAGCGTCACTATGTTTGGTGATGTTGCACTTCATTTTATTAAGATGCTTGGACATAGCGGAACGGTTCCTGGTGCTATTGATGCCGAAGAAGTACCTCAAGCGTTGAACAACTTACGTAAGGCGATTGAAGCTGAGCAAAACCAACCTGCAGAACAAGACGATACCGATCACGAGAACGAAGACAATAGTGCCGAAGTCCCTGTCAACATAAGTAGTAGAGCTTTCCCACTGATTGAACTATTAACAGCAGCAATCAAAGAAGAGTGTGAAGTGATATGGGAAGACGGTAGTGGCAAGCAACTTTAA
- a CDS encoding GGDEF domain-containing protein: MADIRSTRKQKIVYSFSLIAAALFIFYTWAYLQGQHYTLLTFELCFAFIAISNAIYVRKAITPHYSELILSCVLLVQGIILFLHSHAIPERILWLYPILAAVIFVNDFRIGVIFSTSFCVFISILITALPSNFSLPFNSIHRFILSLLMMSLVCHTSAYYYTKAVSYIQRLYKEGIEDLAYRDQLTGLANRWSFERWATEKLATVDSERSLTALVFLDIDDFKNINDSYGHDVGDSVLQHFANRLSNNIRTRDRKRHEYDYSIARFAGDEFVLMLYDIPNRKDLDGILNRICGLFESGCQTNERIKELTLSVGVSLYPQDAKELHELTRCADKAMYVAKHSGKNRYAYYHDNPTSTLIEELPTNLTSSEPDSSELEDCLEAKVEGNNVTQLKTRQR; the protein is encoded by the coding sequence ATGGCGGATATACGATCCACTCGAAAACAAAAAATTGTCTACTCCTTCTCGCTCATTGCCGCAGCTTTGTTCATTTTTTACACTTGGGCTTATCTTCAAGGACAGCATTACACCTTATTAACTTTCGAACTGTGCTTTGCTTTTATCGCAATATCAAATGCAATTTATGTTAGAAAAGCCATTACCCCCCACTATTCTGAATTAATATTAAGTTGTGTACTATTAGTACAAGGCATTATTCTGTTCTTACACAGCCACGCTATCCCAGAACGAATCCTCTGGCTATACCCTATTTTGGCCGCCGTGATTTTCGTCAATGATTTCAGAATTGGAGTCATCTTCAGCACCTCATTTTGTGTCTTTATCAGCATCCTAATTACGGCGCTACCTAGCAATTTTTCTTTACCATTCAACAGTATCCATCGCTTTATTCTCAGCTTATTGATGATGAGCTTGGTATGCCATACGTCAGCTTATTACTACACAAAAGCGGTAAGTTATATTCAGCGCCTGTATAAAGAAGGTATTGAAGACTTAGCCTACAGGGACCAACTCACAGGGTTAGCGAACCGTTGGAGCTTCGAAAGGTGGGCAACTGAAAAGCTTGCGACCGTTGATAGTGAGCGATCACTTACTGCATTGGTTTTTTTAGATATTGATGACTTTAAAAATATTAACGATAGTTATGGGCACGATGTTGGCGACAGTGTCTTACAGCATTTTGCCAATCGCTTAAGCAATAATATTCGAACCAGAGATCGAAAACGTCATGAATACGATTATTCAATTGCACGCTTTGCTGGGGACGAGTTTGTTCTGATGCTCTACGATATTCCCAACCGCAAAGATTTAGACGGTATTTTAAATAGGATTTGTGGATTATTCGAAAGCGGATGCCAAACTAACGAGAGGATCAAAGAGCTGACACTCAGCGTTGGCGTATCACTTTACCCGCAGGATGCTAAAGAGTTGCATGAGTTAACAAGATGCGCCGATAAAGCCATGTATGTTGCGAAACATTCAGGAAAAAACCGATACGCTTATTATCACGACAACCCGACATCGACCTTAATAGAAGAGTTACCGACGAACCTAACCAGCTCAGAACCTGATTCCTCTGAACTTGAAGATTGTCTTGAAGCGAAGGTTGAAGGGAACAATGTTACGCAATTAAAAACTCGTCAACGCTAG
- a CDS encoding pirin family protein — MTSVRAVDHVISAHATSDGDGVKIQRLAGFNNASFSPFLMIDELKSDESKDYIGGFPPHPHRGIETLTYMLKGHFQHKDHMGNIGELRSGGAQWMAAGRGVIHSEMPIMEEGALHGFQIWINQPSTHKMQPAQYHDFQSGSITEYLNEQSGLLRVIAGGFELHNQADSEILRAQGPLQKTGVPLSVADWRANSGQKVTLGTLVAHNAMTYVYRGTIQIGDKVINQGQLALLTKAELLSLESLEDSGVLIFSGQPINEPVVHYGPFVMNSMAEIEQTIQDYNNGVFETY, encoded by the coding sequence ATGACGAGTGTAAGAGCAGTCGATCATGTGATCTCAGCACATGCCACTTCCGATGGTGATGGAGTCAAAATCCAAAGACTCGCTGGTTTTAACAACGCGAGCTTTTCTCCATTTTTGATGATTGATGAACTTAAATCAGATGAAAGCAAAGACTATATTGGCGGCTTTCCTCCTCACCCTCACCGTGGGATAGAAACGCTCACCTACATGCTCAAAGGTCACTTTCAACACAAAGACCATATGGGAAACATTGGAGAACTTCGCAGTGGTGGCGCACAGTGGATGGCCGCGGGCCGTGGTGTGATTCACAGCGAAATGCCGATAATGGAAGAAGGCGCACTGCATGGTTTTCAAATTTGGATAAACCAACCTTCAACACACAAAATGCAGCCAGCGCAATATCATGATTTCCAAAGTGGAAGTATTACAGAGTATCTAAATGAACAAAGCGGTTTGTTACGAGTAATAGCCGGTGGGTTTGAGTTACATAACCAAGCTGACTCAGAAATTTTGCGAGCACAAGGTCCACTACAAAAGACAGGTGTGCCATTAAGTGTTGCGGATTGGCGAGCGAATTCAGGGCAAAAAGTGACGTTAGGGACTTTAGTTGCTCATAATGCCATGACTTATGTGTACCGAGGCACGATTCAGATCGGCGACAAAGTCATCAACCAAGGTCAACTGGCCCTGTTAACAAAAGCTGAATTGTTGTCTTTAGAAAGCCTGGAAGATTCAGGTGTGCTGATTTTTTCTGGTCAACCGATTAATGAACCGGTTGTGCATTATGGTCCATTTGTCATGAACTCGATGGCAGAGATTGAACAGACTATTCAGGACTACAACAACGGAGTATTTGAAACTTATTAG
- a CDS encoding pyrimidine/purine nucleoside phosphorylase: MIKENTYFEGGVKSLAFNQSGADVSVGVMAAGEYTFGTAAPEKMTVVKGALIVKRVGDDDWTTYQSGESFDVVGDSSFDLQVKEATAYLCEYL; encoded by the coding sequence ATGATTAAAGAAAACACATACTTTGAAGGTGGCGTTAAGTCGTTAGCGTTTAACCAATCTGGTGCTGATGTGAGTGTTGGTGTGATGGCGGCTGGTGAATATACGTTCGGTACTGCGGCTCCTGAAAAGATGACCGTTGTTAAAGGTGCTTTGATTGTAAAGCGTGTTGGCGATGATGACTGGACAACATATCAATCTGGTGAATCTTTTGACGTTGTGGGTGATTCTTCTTTCGATCTACAAGTAAAAGAAGCGACCGCTTACCTGTGTGAGTACTTGTAA